The Polaribacter tangerinus genome has a segment encoding these proteins:
- a CDS encoding S41 family peptidase — MTKKILFILAFLGNLFVVSAQETFVRTPTISPDATKMAFGFDGDIWVLEFATNQQKRLTIHQAYESNPIWNSTSSQLIFNSNRKGYSNIFKIGLNGGIPTQLTFYPTTDTPSFWSENGDIIFSSNRIFKGTERETSIYSVNEKGETPNRYMTALGSQATVSPDGNLVAFVKGTCRISREDYNGPAQRDIWIYNKNTQEYHQITTSKKNDHTPLWDSQGSLYFIGSESGRYNIYKTSIQADGSAKQAAKQLTDLKVNGVLSFSVSNNGTVVYNSGLEVFKLHNGRTTKLNLNLATDNRFEIIETETTTSNVGAIDVSPNGKLIALSINGEIFVKENNKDISTTNNVSNHPFKDDEPFWIDDTTLGFVSDRSGQNELYKVVSVDENVNLSRSLKTKITKLTSSNIDVFEPLLSPNRKKIAYRVGRGKLVIANVVDGKIVKQTTFSDTWAAARDVSWSPDSKYIAYSQQDLNFDSEIYIHSIENPSKRMNVSMHPRSDSSPVWSPDGKKLSFVSNRAGDRGGINYDTWMVWLQKSDWEKTKVDFKEGNYYDISEASKEKSASKEVIVRIHEENIYDRLVQLTSWAGNEFGAMFSPDSKSVYISATDPVTNKNGLYKVAILGGTPKIVKDVSNIGSKSLHNQNLYFSSRGKLKSLNLKNDKVISYGHSATYTTDFSKLNEQVFEEGVRAITAGFYDPQYHGYEWEKIVKRYRPWVLSAKTKQDYSFMFNNMLGQLNASHMGYRGSTPEKTFSDNVGLLGLDVSNVKSGVKINYILPNSAATKTNVSLKVGAVIKQVNGNKINRNTNFYSLLRNTSEKEVLLTLSDNTDVVVRTQSTRTISSLRYEEWINSRKKLVDKFSNGQLGYIHIQGMNLPSFERFERELKASGYGKKGIVIDVRNNGGGWTTDRLMAVLTVQQHAYTVPRGATNNLEKNNKSFSENYPFNERAILSVNTKPLVALANQSSYSNAEIFAHAFKSFKLGKLVGQPTFGAVISTGSYRLQDGSIRMPYRAWYVKESGLNMEHGPAVPDYLVENKPGWKERGEDDQLKKAVEVLLNELK; from the coding sequence ATGACTAAAAAAATATTATTTATACTTGCCTTTTTGGGTAATTTATTTGTGGTTTCTGCGCAAGAAACATTCGTTAGAACTCCAACAATTAGCCCAGATGCAACGAAAATGGCATTTGGTTTTGATGGTGATATTTGGGTTTTAGAGTTTGCTACCAATCAGCAAAAAAGATTAACCATTCATCAAGCCTATGAAAGTAACCCCATTTGGAATAGCACAAGTTCTCAATTAATCTTTAATTCTAATAGAAAAGGGTATTCCAATATTTTTAAAATAGGCCTTAATGGAGGTATACCTACACAATTAACTTTTTACCCAACTACAGATACTCCAAGTTTTTGGTCGGAGAATGGAGATATTATTTTTTCTAGCAATCGAATCTTTAAAGGTACAGAAAGAGAAACTTCTATATATAGTGTAAACGAAAAAGGCGAAACTCCAAATCGCTATATGACTGCTTTAGGTAGTCAAGCAACAGTATCACCAGATGGAAATTTGGTAGCTTTTGTTAAAGGAACTTGTAGAATTTCGAGAGAAGATTATAACGGACCAGCTCAACGAGATATTTGGATTTACAACAAAAATACGCAAGAATATCATCAAATAACTACTAGTAAAAAAAACGACCATACACCTCTTTGGGATAGCCAAGGAAGCTTATATTTTATAGGTTCGGAAAGCGGAAGATATAATATTTACAAAACTTCTATCCAAGCCGATGGTAGTGCAAAACAAGCAGCAAAACAGTTAACAGACTTAAAAGTTAACGGCGTATTGTCTTTTTCTGTGAGTAATAACGGAACTGTTGTTTATAACAGCGGTTTAGAAGTATTTAAATTACATAATGGCCGTACTACAAAACTCAATTTAAATTTAGCTACAGACAATCGTTTCGAAATAATTGAAACAGAAACAACTACTTCAAATGTTGGTGCTATAGATGTGTCTCCAAACGGAAAATTAATTGCCTTAAGTATTAATGGTGAAATTTTTGTAAAGGAAAATAACAAAGATATATCAACAACAAATAATGTAAGCAATCATCCTTTTAAAGACGACGAACCTTTTTGGATAGACGATACTACTCTAGGGTTTGTATCAGATAGAAGCGGTCAAAATGAACTTTATAAAGTAGTTTCTGTTGATGAAAATGTAAATTTAAGTAGAAGTTTAAAAACAAAAATCACCAAATTGACATCAAGTAACATTGATGTTTTTGAACCATTATTATCTCCTAATAGAAAGAAAATTGCTTACCGAGTTGGCAGAGGAAAACTAGTAATTGCAAATGTTGTAGATGGTAAAATTGTAAAACAAACAACTTTTTCAGATACTTGGGCAGCTGCTAGAGATGTATCTTGGAGCCCAGATAGTAAGTATATTGCATACTCTCAGCAAGATTTAAATTTCGATAGCGAAATTTATATTCATTCTATAGAGAACCCATCTAAAAGAATGAATGTATCTATGCATCCTAGATCAGATTCATCGCCAGTATGGAGTCCCGACGGAAAAAAGCTATCTTTTGTATCTAATAGAGCAGGAGATCGAGGAGGAATCAATTATGATACATGGATGGTTTGGTTACAAAAATCTGATTGGGAAAAAACTAAGGTAGACTTTAAAGAAGGAAACTATTACGATATTAGTGAAGCTTCCAAAGAGAAATCAGCTTCTAAAGAAGTTATTGTAAGAATTCATGAAGAAAATATTTACGACCGTTTAGTGCAATTAACAAGTTGGGCTGGTAATGAATTCGGAGCAATGTTTAGTCCAGATAGTAAGAGTGTTTATATTTCTGCAACAGATCCCGTAACAAACAAAAATGGTTTATATAAAGTAGCAATTTTGGGAGGTACACCAAAAATTGTAAAAGATGTGTCTAATATCGGTTCCAAAAGTTTACACAATCAAAACCTATACTTTTCATCGAGGGGAAAATTAAAATCGTTAAATTTAAAAAATGATAAGGTTATTTCTTATGGTCATTCAGCCACCTATACTACAGATTTTTCAAAGTTAAATGAACAAGTTTTTGAAGAGGGTGTTAGAGCTATTACCGCAGGTTTTTACGACCCTCAGTATCATGGATATGAGTGGGAAAAAATTGTAAAAAGATACAGACCTTGGGTTTTGTCGGCAAAAACAAAACAAGATTATTCTTTTATGTTTAACAATATGTTAGGTCAGTTAAATGCGAGTCATATGGGATATAGAGGAAGCACACCAGAAAAAACATTTAGTGATAATGTGGGGCTTTTAGGTTTGGATGTTTCTAATGTAAAAAGTGGTGTAAAAATTAATTACATTTTACCAAACTCAGCAGCAACAAAAACAAATGTTTCTCTAAAAGTTGGTGCAGTTATAAAACAGGTAAACGGTAATAAAATCAATAGAAATACTAATTTTTACAGTCTTTTAAGAAATACTTCAGAAAAAGAAGTGTTACTTACATTGTCTGATAATACCGATGTAGTGGTAAGAACACAAAGCACCAGAACTATTTCGAGTTTACGATATGAAGAATGGATTAATTCTCGTAAAAAATTAGTAGATAAATTTTCTAACGGTCAACTAGGTTACATTCATATACAAGGAATGAATTTGCCGAGTTTTGAACGTTTTGAAAGAGAGTTGAAAGCAAGTGGATACGGAAAAAAAGGAATTGTTATTGATGTTAGAAATAATGGAGGAGGTTGGACTACCGATCGTTTAATGGCAGTTTTAACGGTACAACAACATGCATACACAGTTCCTAGAGGTGCTACTAATAATTTAGAGAAAAATAATAAAAGTTTTTCAGAAAATTATCCGTTCAACGAACGAGCTATTTTATCTGTAAATACAAAACCATTAGTAGCTTTAGCAAATCAGAGTAGTTATTCAAATGCAGAGATTTTTGCGCATGCATTTAAAAGTTTTAAGTTGGGTAAATTGGTTGGGCAACCAACTTTCGGAGCAGTAATTTCTACAGGTTCTTACAGACTTCAAGATGGTTCTATAAGAATGCCTTATAGAGCATGGTATGTGAAAGAGTCTGGTTTAAATATGGAACATGGCCCAGCAGTACCAGATTATTTAGTTGAAAATAAACCAGGATGGAAGGAGAGAGGAGAAGATGATCAACTAAAAAAGGCAGTAGAGGTATTATTAAATGAATTAAAATAG
- the trpA gene encoding tryptophan synthase subunit alpha — MKTLNSLFANTNNLLSIYFTCGFPELQDTTRVIAALEKSKVDFIEVGLPYSDPLADGPTIQESSQKALENGVNLDVVFEQLMAIKSTNKTPLVLMGYLNQMLKYGEDRFCKKVVDCGIDTLILPDLPMVEYENHYKKLFDTYGLTNVFLITPNTEVERIKKIDSYTKAFIYVVASSSITGAKGEISDEQIAYFKRIKAMNLKSKLIIGFGISDKKTFTTACKYADGAIIGSAFIKNLEKNGVEGIEAFIKPIIS; from the coding sequence ATGAAAACACTAAACTCCCTATTTGCCAATACTAACAATTTATTATCTATATATTTTACATGTGGCTTTCCAGAACTACAAGATACAACAAGAGTAATTGCTGCTTTAGAAAAAAGTAAAGTAGATTTTATAGAGGTAGGTTTGCCGTATTCAGATCCTTTAGCAGATGGCCCAACTATACAAGAAAGTAGTCAAAAAGCTTTAGAAAATGGTGTAAATTTAGATGTTGTTTTCGAACAATTAATGGCAATAAAATCTACGAATAAAACACCATTGGTTCTAATGGGATATTTAAATCAAATGCTTAAATATGGTGAAGACAGATTTTGTAAAAAAGTAGTTGATTGTGGTATTGATACACTAATTTTACCCGATTTGCCAATGGTAGAGTACGAAAATCATTACAAAAAACTGTTTGATACATATGGTTTAACAAATGTTTTTTTAATTACTCCGAATACAGAAGTAGAGAGGATTAAGAAAATAGATTCTTATACAAAAGCATTCATTTACGTAGTTGCCTCATCTTCTATAACTGGTGCTAAAGGAGAAATTTCTGACGAGCAAATTGCATATTTCAAAAGAATTAAAGCTATGAACTTGAAGAGTAAACTGATTATAGGTTTTGGAATTTCTGATAAAAAAACCTTTACAACTGCCTGTAAATACGCTGATGGTGCAATTATTGGTTCAGCATTTATTAAAAACCTAGAAAAAAATGGAGTGGAAGGAATCGAGGCTTTTATAAAACCAATTATTAGTTAA
- a CDS encoding DUF3050 domain-containing protein, which translates to MMNPQIIVIENQIASLREELNNHALYKSLTSIKDIKVFMENHVFAVWDFMSLLKGIQIALTTVSLPWVPKKNSNLVRFINEITLAEESDFDKDGVVKSHFEMYLDAMQEMGANTNIIDIFIAEIIAGKSVHDSLESLPIIKEVKEFVSYTFKVIDTNETHKIAAAFTFGREDIIPDMFLKIVDESSSNNDKKYDSFTYYLKRHIELDGDEHGPLSLQMIEELCGVDSKKWQEVLDVAKHSLQVRINLWSGIHQLLKQ; encoded by the coding sequence ATGATGAACCCCCAAATAATAGTTATAGAAAATCAAATTGCTAGTTTAAGAGAAGAGTTAAATAACCATGCACTATATAAGAGCTTAACATCTATAAAAGATATTAAAGTTTTTATGGAAAATCATGTTTTTGCTGTATGGGATTTTATGTCGCTTTTAAAAGGAATTCAAATCGCTTTAACCACTGTTTCATTACCATGGGTTCCAAAAAAGAATTCAAATTTAGTAAGGTTTATAAATGAAATAACCTTGGCAGAGGAAAGTGATTTTGATAAAGATGGTGTTGTAAAAAGTCATTTTGAAATGTATTTAGATGCCATGCAAGAAATGGGAGCAAATACAAATATTATAGATATTTTTATTGCAGAAATAATTGCTGGAAAATCGGTACATGATTCTTTAGAAAGCCTTCCGATTATTAAAGAAGTAAAAGAGTTTGTATCCTATACATTTAAGGTTATAGATACAAATGAAACACATAAAATTGCTGCTGCATTTACCTTTGGTAGAGAAGACATTATACCAGACATGTTTTTAAAAATTGTAGATGAATCATCTTCTAACAATGATAAAAAATATGATAGCTTTACCTATTACCTAAAAAGACATATTGAGTTAGATGGAGATGAACACGGACCTTTGTCACTTCAAATGATTGAAGAATTATGCGGAGTTGACTCAAAAAAATGGCAAGAGGTTTTGGATGTTGCCAAACACTCTTTACAAGTAAGAATTAACCTATGGTCTGGTATACACCAATTATTAAAACAGTAA
- the trpB gene encoding tryptophan synthase subunit beta: protein MKSKFHPDKNGYFGQFGGAFIPELLYPNVKELADNYIQIIESEEFQAEYKSLLKDFVGRPTPLYFAKRLSEKYGATIYLKREDLNHTGAHKVNNTIGQILIAKKLGKTKILAETGAGQHGVATATVCALMGLNCTVFMGEKDIVRQAPNVARMKMLGAKIVPATSGSKTLKDATNEAIRYWIQNPDSFYLIGSVVGPAPHPDMVARLQAIISKEMKWQLKEKTGKENPDTIIACVGGGSNAAGAFYHYLDDESVELIAVEAAGLGVNSGESAATSQLGEVGIIHGSKTILMQDEYGQIVEPYSISAGLDYPGVGPLHAFLYESKRAKFMNATDKEALTAAYELTKTEGIIPALETAHALAVLPKITFKKNQVVVINLSGRGDKDLETFIKHLDA from the coding sequence ATGAAATCAAAATTTCACCCAGACAAAAACGGTTATTTCGGACAATTCGGGGGCGCATTTATTCCAGAATTACTATATCCGAATGTAAAGGAGTTGGCAGACAACTATATACAAATTATCGAATCTGAAGAATTTCAAGCAGAATATAAATCGTTGCTAAAAGATTTTGTAGGCAGACCAACGCCTTTATATTTTGCAAAAAGACTATCAGAAAAGTATGGAGCAACCATTTATTTAAAAAGAGAAGATTTAAATCACACAGGAGCTCATAAGGTAAATAATACCATCGGTCAAATATTGATAGCTAAAAAATTAGGAAAAACCAAAATTTTAGCAGAAACAGGAGCAGGGCAACACGGAGTAGCTACAGCAACAGTTTGTGCTTTAATGGGGTTAAATTGTACCGTCTTTATGGGTGAAAAAGACATTGTTAGGCAAGCGCCAAATGTAGCAAGAATGAAGATGTTGGGAGCTAAAATTGTACCTGCAACAAGTGGTTCTAAAACATTAAAAGATGCTACTAATGAAGCAATAAGGTATTGGATACAAAACCCAGATTCATTTTATTTAATTGGCTCTGTTGTTGGTCCAGCTCCACACCCAGATATGGTTGCAAGACTACAAGCCATTATTTCGAAAGAAATGAAATGGCAATTAAAAGAAAAAACAGGAAAAGAAAATCCAGATACTATTATAGCTTGTGTTGGTGGCGGCTCAAATGCAGCTGGTGCTTTTTATCATTATTTAGATGATGAATCTGTAGAATTAATTGCTGTAGAAGCAGCAGGATTGGGTGTAAATTCTGGAGAAAGTGCAGCGACTTCTCAATTAGGAGAGGTGGGAATTATTCATGGAAGTAAAACAATTTTAATGCAAGATGAATATGGTCAAATAGTAGAACCATATTCAATTTCTGCTGGTTTAGATTATCCTGGTGTTGGACCTTTACATGCGTTTTTATATGAAAGTAAAAGGGCTAAGTTTATGAACGCTACAGATAAAGAAGCCTTAACAGCAGCATATGAATTAACTAAAACCGAAGGTATTATACCTGCTCTAGAAACGGCTCATGCACTTGCAGTATTGCCGAAAATAACATTTAAAAAAAACCAGGTTGTTGTAATTAATCTGTCTGGAAGAGGAGACAAAGATTTAGAAACATTTATTAAACATTTAGACGCATAA
- a CDS encoding phosphoribosylanthranilate isomerase, whose protein sequence is MKLKVCGMKYVENIKQVANLQPDYLGFIFYEKSQRNFEGIIPELPKSIKKTGVFVNELPEIVVSFIEEYHLEAIQLHGDETVEYIINLKKYIADAIFETNNQKKKSKHWKPLKEVEIIKVFSIKDEFDFSGLETYLPFVDYFLFDTKGKERGGNGTTFNWSVLEDYPFEKPFFLSGGIGLESVLAVKELLNTTLPIYALDVNSKFEESPGVKKLEDLKKFKSNVI, encoded by the coding sequence ATGAAGCTAAAAGTATGTGGAATGAAATATGTAGAAAATATTAAGCAAGTTGCCAACTTGCAGCCAGATTATTTAGGCTTTATTTTTTATGAAAAGTCTCAACGAAATTTTGAGGGTATCATACCAGAATTACCTAAGTCAATAAAAAAAACGGGTGTATTTGTAAATGAATTGCCAGAAATTGTAGTTTCATTTATAGAAGAATATCATTTAGAAGCTATTCAGTTGCATGGAGATGAAACGGTAGAATACATTATTAATTTGAAGAAATATATAGCGGATGCTATTTTTGAAACTAACAATCAGAAAAAGAAAAGTAAGCACTGGAAACCATTAAAAGAAGTAGAAATAATTAAGGTTTTTTCTATAAAAGATGAGTTTGATTTTAGTGGGTTAGAAACTTATTTACCATTTGTAGATTATTTTTTATTTGATACAAAAGGAAAAGAAAGAGGCGGAAATGGTACCACATTTAATTGGTCGGTTTTAGAAGACTATCCTTTTGAGAAACCATTTTTTTTAAGTGGAGGTATTGGTTTAGAATCAGTTCTGGCAGTAAAAGAATTATTAAATACCACCTTGCCTATTTATGCATTAGATGTTAATAGTAAGTTTGAAGAAAGTCCAGGAGTTAAAAAGTTAGAAGACTTAAAGAAGTTTAAAAGTAACGTTATTTAG
- the trpC gene encoding indole-3-glycerol phosphate synthase TrpC produces MTILDKIVAFKKTEIAKIKAEVPVKKLVESPNFNRTVFSLKKSLLEVGSTGIIAEFKRQSPSKGVINDTATIAAVTNGYLDANVAAQSILTDTSFFGGSMADLMEARVINQQKPILRKDFIVDGFQIVEAKAIGADVILLIASCLTEKELKNYGNLAEDLGLEVLYEVHTQEDLDKINDLDEKIIGINNRNLKTFEVDLEHSIKLANQIPDSSLKVSESGISDPRIITGLKEYGFQGFLIGENFMKSENPGEACMEFISQIR; encoded by the coding sequence ATGACAATTTTAGATAAAATAGTAGCTTTTAAGAAAACAGAGATAGCTAAAATTAAGGCAGAAGTTCCTGTTAAGAAATTAGTAGAAAGTCCGAATTTTAATAGAACCGTATTTTCTTTAAAAAAATCTTTGTTAGAAGTGGGGTCTACAGGTATTATTGCAGAGTTTAAAAGGCAATCTCCTTCTAAGGGAGTTATAAATGACACTGCAACCATCGCAGCGGTTACCAATGGCTATTTAGATGCAAATGTAGCAGCACAGTCTATATTAACAGATACTTCTTTTTTTGGAGGAAGCATGGCAGATTTAATGGAAGCTAGAGTTATCAATCAACAAAAACCAATATTACGAAAAGATTTTATTGTAGATGGGTTTCAAATTGTAGAAGCAAAAGCCATAGGAGCAGACGTTATTTTACTAATTGCTTCATGCTTAACTGAAAAAGAGTTGAAAAATTATGGGAATTTGGCTGAAGATTTGGGTTTAGAGGTGTTGTATGAGGTACATACTCAAGAAGATTTAGATAAAATAAATGACCTTGACGAAAAAATTATTGGAATTAATAATAGAAACTTAAAAACATTCGAGGTCGATTTAGAGCATTCTATAAAATTAGCAAATCAAATTCCAGACTCCTCATTAAAAGTATCAGAAAGTGGTATCTCAGACCCAAGAATCATTACGGGTTTAAAAGAATATGGTTTTCAAGGTTTTTTAATTGGAGAGAATTTTATGAAATCAGAAAATCCGGGTGAGGCTTGCATGGAGTTTATTAGTCAGATTAGGTAA
- the trpD gene encoding anthranilate phosphoribosyltransferase produces MKSILNKLYNHERLSKETAKKVLINIAAEKYNDAHLASFMTVFMMRSITADELAGFRDALNELAIKVDFSDYNTIDIVGTGGDGKDTFNISTLTSFVVAGTGQKVAKHGNYSVSSQSGSSDMLESFGYRFTNDESILKKHLEKSNICFLHAPMFHPAMKAVGATRKALALKTFFNMLGPLVNPSSPKNHLLGTFNLETARLYHYILQEEACNYGIIHALDGYDEISLTSGFKLFTRNGEQIINPEDLGMKRIEQSEIFGGNSVSDAAKIFKNIIEGKGTEAQNNVVLTNAAFAITIANKNSSFEDAFDVAKESLFGLKAKQSLDKLISA; encoded by the coding sequence ATGAAATCAATATTAAATAAACTCTATAATCACGAGAGATTATCAAAAGAAACAGCAAAAAAAGTATTGATAAATATAGCTGCAGAAAAGTATAATGATGCTCATTTAGCATCTTTTATGACTGTTTTTATGATGCGATCTATTACCGCAGATGAATTAGCTGGTTTTAGAGACGCATTAAATGAGTTGGCTATAAAGGTAGATTTTTCCGATTATAATACGATAGATATTGTAGGTACAGGCGGCGATGGTAAAGATACTTTTAATATTTCTACACTAACTTCTTTTGTGGTAGCAGGAACAGGGCAAAAAGTAGCAAAACACGGTAATTATTCGGTGTCTTCACAATCTGGTTCTTCTGATATGTTAGAAAGTTTTGGATATCGTTTTACTAATGATGAAAGTATCTTAAAAAAGCATCTAGAGAAGTCGAATATTTGTTTTTTACATGCGCCCATGTTTCATCCGGCAATGAAAGCTGTTGGCGCTACTAGAAAAGCACTGGCTTTAAAAACATTTTTTAATATGCTTGGGCCTTTGGTAAACCCTAGTTCACCAAAAAATCATCTATTAGGAACCTTTAATTTAGAAACTGCTAGGTTGTATCATTATATTTTACAAGAAGAAGCGTGCAATTATGGTATTATTCACGCCTTAGATGGTTACGACGAAATTTCGTTAACTAGCGGGTTTAAGTTGTTTACAAGAAACGGAGAACAAATAATAAATCCGGAAGATTTAGGAATGAAAAGAATTGAGCAATCAGAAATTTTTGGAGGAAACTCTGTCTCCGATGCAGCAAAAATATTTAAAAATATTATAGAAGGAAAAGGTACAGAAGCACAAAACAATGTGGTGCTAACAAATGCTGCTTTTGCTATTACTATTGCCAATAAAAATAGTAGTTTTGAAGATGCATTTGATGTGGCAAAAGAATCGCTTTTTGGATTAAAGGCAAAACAATCTTTAGATAAATTAATAAGTGCGTAG
- a CDS encoding anthranilate synthase component II, with translation MKILILDNYDSFTYNLVHMVEKITGNYPAVFRNDEISVAEVANYDLIMLSPGPGIPDEAGILKEVIKTYAGIKPIFGVCLGLQAITEVFGGRITNLEQVFHGVATEMSVVDSSATIFKDVPKTFLAARYHSWAATDDGFPEVLKVTARDEDGLIQAIAHKVYPISAVQFHPESILTDVGEQLVANFINEYSK, from the coding sequence ATGAAGATATTAATTTTAGATAATTACGATTCTTTTACCTACAATTTGGTTCACATGGTAGAAAAAATTACAGGCAATTACCCTGCAGTTTTTAGAAATGATGAAATAAGCGTGGCTGAGGTAGCAAATTACGATCTTATAATGTTGTCTCCAGGACCTGGAATTCCTGATGAAGCTGGTATTTTAAAAGAGGTAATTAAAACATATGCAGGAATAAAGCCAATTTTTGGTGTTTGTTTAGGTTTACAAGCAATTACCGAAGTTTTTGGAGGAAGAATTACAAATTTAGAACAAGTTTTTCATGGAGTAGCCACCGAAATGAGTGTTGTAGATTCATCTGCTACAATTTTTAAAGATGTTCCAAAAACCTTTTTAGCGGCAAGATATCATTCTTGGGCGGCAACTGACGATGGTTTTCCAGAAGTATTAAAAGTAACAGCAAGAGATGAAGACGGGTTAATACAAGCAATTGCTCATAAAGTATATCCAATTTCTGCGGTGCAATTTCACCCTGAGTCTATTTTAACAGATGTTGGAGAACAGTTGGTTGCTAATTTTATTAATGAATATTCAAAATGA
- a CDS encoding anthranilate synthase component I family protein: MKKINFKTIYKTKMADTVTPVGLYLRFRDRFANTLLLESSDYHSKEESYSFLAIDPIVSMKVDANLFTVSHKGTQIESHKISRNFYELFDQFSNSVALDCPENLKSFNGLYGYSTFDAVQYFETIQFSNKKAPSAIPEMQYSFYRFIIAINHFNDEMTLIENVEEGSSSRINEIQTIIDAQAFNTQKFAVVGEETSNVSGKEFVEYVRNAKSHCKRGDVFQLVLSRQFQQKFKGDEFNVYRALRSINPSPYLFYFDYGSFKLMGSSPEAQIKIVSGKATINPIAGTFRRTGDMAEDLKLGKKLSEDKKETAEHVMLVDLARNDLSKHADNVTVEVFKEVQYFSHVIHLVSTVRGKIKGNPIEIVGDTFPAGTLSGAPKYKAMELIDRYENQTRGFYGGAVGIIGLNGSVNLAIAIRSFVSKNNVLYSQAGAGIVIHSDEQKELQEVNNKLAALKKALILAEKI; the protein is encoded by the coding sequence ATGAAAAAAATAAATTTTAAAACAATTTATAAAACTAAAATGGCAGATACAGTAACGCCGGTAGGCTTGTATTTGCGATTTAGAGATCGTTTTGCCAACACACTTTTGTTAGAAAGTTCAGACTACCATAGTAAAGAAGAAAGTTATTCTTTTCTAGCAATTGACCCTATTGTTTCTATGAAGGTAGATGCCAATTTATTTACGGTATCCCACAAAGGAACACAGATAGAATCTCATAAAATTAGCAGAAATTTTTACGAATTATTTGATCAGTTTTCAAATAGTGTAGCTTTAGATTGCCCTGAAAATTTAAAATCTTTTAATGGTTTGTATGGCTATTCAACTTTCGATGCGGTTCAGTATTTTGAAACCATTCAGTTTTCGAATAAAAAAGCACCTTCTGCTATTCCAGAAATGCAATATAGTTTTTATCGTTTTATTATTGCTATCAATCATTTTAATGATGAAATGACATTGATAGAAAATGTAGAAGAAGGAAGTTCTTCTCGAATTAATGAAATTCAAACAATTATAGATGCTCAGGCTTTTAATACCCAAAAATTTGCAGTTGTAGGAGAGGAAACATCAAATGTTAGTGGAAAAGAGTTTGTAGAATATGTAAGAAATGCAAAATCTCATTGTAAAAGAGGAGATGTTTTTCAGTTGGTTTTATCGCGCCAGTTTCAACAAAAATTTAAAGGAGATGAGTTTAATGTTTACAGAGCATTACGCTCTATAAATCCGTCGCCATATTTGTTTTATTTCGATTATGGCAGTTTTAAATTGATGGGTTCATCACCAGAAGCACAAATAAAAATTGTTTCGGGTAAAGCAACTATAAATCCTATTGCTGGTACTTTTAGAAGAACTGGAGATATGGCAGAAGATTTGAAATTAGGTAAAAAACTTTCTGAAGATAAAAAAGAAACTGCCGAGCATGTAATGTTGGTAGATTTAGCTAGAAATGATTTGAGCAAACATGCCGATAATGTAACAGTAGAGGTTTTTAAAGAAGTACAATATTTTAGCCATGTAATTCATTTGGTGTCTACGGTTAGAGGTAAAATTAAAGGAAATCCAATCGAAATTGTTGGAGATACTTTTCCTGCAGGAACGCTAAGTGGTGCACCAAAGTACAAAGCAATGGAGTTGATAGATAGGTATGAAAACCAAACTAGAGGTTTTTATGGTGGTGCTGTTGGTATTATTGGTTTAAATGGGTCTGTAAATTTAGCAATAGCTATTCGTTCTTTTGTTAGTAAGAACAATGTTTTATACTCTCAAGCGGGTGCAGGTATTGTAATTCATTCCGATGAACAAAAAGAGTTACAAGAGGTAAATAATAAGTTAGCAGCGTTAAAAAAAGCGTTAATTCTAGCAGAAAAAATATAA